The following are encoded in a window of Halosolutus halophilus genomic DNA:
- a CDS encoding AIR carboxylase family protein, whose amino-acid sequence MSDSVSDLIDRLHREAEQDRPTEETPDVGIVMGSDSDLEVMSTGGRRRGAYDAFVDELGFAEQTDYEEPPEERFTFETYVTSAHRTPDLMRAYAATAEDRGIEVIIAGAGGKSADLPNMTASIAYPLPVIGVPVQEKSVDSVIGMPTGAPLVAVDAGKSFNAALSAAQILARQHDPVRDRLVAYHEQLREDVGTVSRDLHDRGTDAFSSE is encoded by the coding sequence ATGAGCGACAGCGTCAGCGACCTGATCGATCGACTGCACCGTGAGGCCGAACAGGACCGACCGACCGAAGAGACTCCCGACGTGGGGATCGTCATGGGTAGTGACTCGGATCTCGAAGTCATGTCCACCGGGGGCCGCCGTCGCGGGGCCTACGACGCCTTCGTCGACGAACTCGGCTTCGCCGAGCAGACCGACTACGAGGAGCCACCCGAAGAACGGTTCACGTTCGAGACCTACGTCACCTCGGCCCACCGCACGCCGGACTTAATGCGGGCTTACGCCGCAACTGCCGAAGATCGGGGGATCGAGGTGATCATCGCCGGGGCCGGCGGGAAGTCGGCCGACCTGCCGAACATGACGGCCTCGATCGCGTACCCGCTGCCGGTCATCGGGGTGCCGGTCCAGGAGAAGTCCGTCGACAGCGTCATCGGGATGCCGACCGGCGCGCCGCTGGTCGCGGTCGACGCGGGGAAGTCGTTCAACGCGGCGTTGTCCGCGGCGCAGATACTCGCCCGACAGCACGACCCGGTTCGCGATCGACTCGTGGCCTACCACGAGCAACTGCGAGAAGACGTCGGCACCGTTTCCAGAGACCTGCACGATCGGGGAACGGACGCTTTCTCGTCCGAGTAA
- a CDS encoding NADH-quinone oxidoreductase subunit A → MNDWIAIGALALVGLLIPLSMMAVSYLLRPSVPETSKRATYESGEVPTGGTRIRFNIQYYMVALLFVVFDIETVLLFPWAVVYQDALGAEEYGLLHALGPMLLFVAILLVGLAWAWRTGAVQWAQTPRQLESGTDRP, encoded by the coding sequence ATGAATGATTGGATCGCCATCGGGGCGCTGGCGCTCGTGGGGCTGCTGATACCGCTCAGTATGATGGCGGTGTCGTACCTCCTGCGGCCGAGTGTTCCCGAAACGAGCAAACGTGCCACCTACGAGAGTGGCGAAGTGCCGACTGGCGGGACGCGCATCCGGTTCAATATCCAGTACTACATGGTTGCGCTTCTGTTCGTCGTCTTCGACATCGAGACCGTCCTACTGTTCCCGTGGGCGGTCGTCTACCAGGATGCGCTCGGAGCCGAGGAGTACGGCTTGCTCCACGCGCTCGGGCCGATGTTGTTGTTCGTCGCCATCCTGCTGGTCGGACTCGCGTGGGCGTGGCGCACCGGTGCTGTACAGTGGGCACAGACGCCTCGGCAGTTAGAGTCCGGAACTGATCGACCATGA
- a CDS encoding NADH-quinone oxidoreductase subunit B, translating into MSSDNPRQDIYESTAPSTDTRESRMGEGVDDRFNSKLREAFGASPFILTKFDKFMNWVRGNSMFMLQFGIACCSIEMIHTYAIKHDLDRFGAGVPRASPRQADVMIVPGTIVSKFGPRMKRVYDQMPEPKFVVGMGSCTISGGPFQEGYNVVKGAEEIIPIDIHVPGCPPRPEALVYGVMKLQERIRNGESTPVVVKPYELEQFGDLEQDELVQKLADEIDEDDLVMRYNWADSP; encoded by the coding sequence ATGAGTAGCGACAACCCGCGGCAGGACATCTACGAGAGTACCGCTCCGTCGACGGACACCCGCGAGTCGCGGATGGGTGAAGGCGTCGACGATCGCTTCAACTCGAAGCTCCGTGAGGCCTTCGGCGCGTCACCGTTTATCCTCACGAAGTTCGACAAGTTCATGAACTGGGTTCGCGGCAACTCCATGTTCATGCTGCAGTTCGGGATCGCTTGCTGCAGTATCGAGATGATACACACGTACGCGATCAAACACGACCTCGATCGATTCGGGGCCGGCGTCCCGCGCGCGTCGCCGCGCCAGGCCGACGTGATGATCGTGCCCGGGACGATCGTCTCGAAGTTCGGCCCCCGGATGAAGCGGGTCTACGACCAGATGCCCGAACCCAAGTTCGTCGTCGGGATGGGGTCGTGTACGATCTCCGGCGGCCCCTTTCAGGAGGGGTACAACGTCGTCAAGGGTGCCGAAGAGATCATCCCGATCGACATTCACGTCCCCGGTTGTCCGCCGCGACCGGAGGCACTCGTTTACGGCGTCATGAAACTCCAGGAGCGGATCCGGAACGGGGAGAGCACTCCGGTCGTCGTCAAACCGTACGAACTCGAGCAGTTCGGCGACTTAGAACAGGACGAACTCGTACAGAAACTCGCGGACGAGATCGACGAGGACGACCTCGTCATGCGGTACAACTGGGCTGATTCGCCATGA
- a CDS encoding NADH-quinone oxidoreductase subunit D, translated as MSTGTGLEKGTQEPSVEVTEDDLEALIGDRALGRDDHLNAPGFVIRPDDVQDVLSDLKEEAGFDHLSCLTAQQYTDRYESIYHLKKYADPTQEVSIVVPTSIDDPVSQTAEPVFRTADWHEREAFDLVGIDYEGHPDPRRILLPETWQGHPLSKDYDQEKPQIVTLSEHANPIKPDHHDTESDTMFLNIGPHHPATHGVLHVETVLDGETVVDVDPDIGYLHRCEEQMCQSGTYRHQIMPYPDRWDYVSAGLLNEWSYARAAEDLADIEVPEYAQIVRTMGAELCRIASHMLALGTFALDVYGDFTAVFQYAFRDREVVQDILEDLTGQRLMFNYFRLGGVAWDLPEPREEFFEKARDFLDELPAKVSEYNDLITSNEIFQLRCVDTGILEPEVAKQYGCTGPVARGSGIDYDLRRDDPYGYYEHLDWNVVTEDGCDNYSRVLVRMQEVEESAKIIEQCLDLLEDWPEDEREVQANVPRTLKPDADTEVYRAVEGAKGELGIYIRSDGTDKPGRFKIRSPCFHNLSALEEMVQDEYIPDLIASLGSLDIVLGEVDR; from the coding sequence ATGAGCACGGGAACCGGACTCGAGAAGGGCACGCAGGAACCGTCCGTCGAGGTCACCGAGGACGACCTCGAGGCCCTGATCGGCGATCGCGCGCTCGGTCGCGACGACCACCTGAACGCGCCCGGCTTCGTCATCCGCCCGGACGACGTCCAGGACGTGCTCTCCGACCTCAAAGAGGAGGCCGGCTTCGACCACCTGTCCTGTCTGACCGCCCAGCAGTACACGGACCGGTACGAGTCGATCTACCACCTGAAGAAGTACGCCGATCCCACGCAGGAAGTGTCGATCGTCGTTCCGACGTCGATCGACGATCCGGTGAGCCAGACGGCCGAACCCGTCTTCCGGACCGCGGACTGGCACGAGCGCGAAGCCTTCGACCTCGTCGGGATAGATTACGAGGGCCATCCGGATCCGCGCCGGATCCTCCTGCCGGAGACCTGGCAGGGACATCCGCTCTCGAAGGACTACGACCAGGAGAAACCCCAGATCGTCACCCTCTCGGAGCACGCCAACCCGATCAAGCCCGACCACCACGACACCGAGTCGGACACGATGTTCCTGAACATCGGGCCGCATCACCCGGCGACTCACGGCGTGCTCCACGTCGAGACCGTACTGGACGGCGAGACCGTCGTCGACGTGGATCCCGACATCGGATACCTCCACCGGTGTGAGGAGCAGATGTGCCAGTCGGGGACCTACCGCCACCAGATCATGCCCTACCCCGATCGCTGGGACTACGTCTCGGCTGGGCTCCTGAACGAGTGGTCCTACGCCCGCGCGGCGGAGGACCTCGCGGACATCGAGGTCCCCGAGTACGCCCAGATCGTCCGAACGATGGGCGCGGAACTCTGTCGGATCGCCTCGCACATGCTCGCGCTCGGCACCTTCGCACTGGACGTCTACGGCGACTTCACCGCCGTCTTCCAGTACGCCTTCCGCGATCGGGAGGTCGTCCAGGACATCCTGGAGGATCTGACGGGTCAGCGCCTGATGTTCAACTACTTCCGGCTGGGCGGTGTCGCCTGGGACCTGCCAGAACCGCGCGAGGAGTTCTTCGAGAAGGCGCGTGACTTCCTCGACGAACTCCCCGCGAAGGTCTCGGAGTACAACGATCTCATCACCTCGAACGAGATCTTCCAGCTTCGCTGCGTCGACACCGGGATTCTGGAACCCGAGGTCGCCAAGCAGTACGGCTGTACGGGCCCCGTCGCCCGTGGGTCGGGTATCGACTACGACCTGCGCCGCGACGATCCGTACGGCTACTACGAACACCTCGACTGGAACGTCGTCACCGAGGACGGCTGCGACAATTACAGTCGCGTGCTCGTGCGCATGCAGGAGGTCGAGGAGTCGGCGAAGATCATCGAGCAGTGTCTCGACCTGCTCGAGGACTGGCCGGAAGACGAGCGGGAGGTACAGGCGAACGTGCCGCGGACGCTCAAGCCGGACGCCGACACCGAAGTGTACCGGGCCGTCGAGGGCGCGAAGGGCGAACTCGGTATCTACATCCGATCGGACGGCACCGACAAGCCCGGTCGGTTCAAGATCCGGAGTCCGTGCTTTCACAACCTCTCGGCGCTCGAGGAGATGGTCCAGGACGAGTACATCCCGGACCTGATCGCCTCGCTTGGCAGTCTCGACATCGTGCTCGGGGAGGTGGATCGCTAG
- a CDS encoding complex I subunit 1/NuoH family protein: MAGTVPAVPLQDTVLLPDRIGELTGLDGFGVPGDLIASLLAAFLVGSLMLAMTGVAGPWAKRKITAAFTDRIAVNRLGPAGLLIIVADSVRLLSKELIIPENADRPAYDLAPIVVAGSALLGFAVIPMGSGIHLADPEVGLAYVFAIAGIASIGLVMAGYSSSNKYSMLGGLRAVAQNIAYEIPLVVTGMSVVIFAGSLRMSEIVAVQNQTLVDLGLVTIPAWFAIVNPFAFVLFLVANFAEVGRNPFDTPEAPTEIVAGYQTEYSSVYFVLIYLGEFLHIFLGGGIIATIFLGGPAGPGPAEIGIVWFIVKIWAVFLLTQWLRSAVPRVRIDQLIEIGWKGLLVLSFANLVLTAVIVGVIA; the protein is encoded by the coding sequence ATGGCTGGGACGGTCCCGGCGGTTCCGTTACAGGACACCGTGTTGCTCCCCGATCGGATCGGTGAGCTGACCGGTCTCGACGGGTTCGGAGTGCCCGGCGATCTGATCGCGTCGTTGCTCGCCGCGTTTCTCGTCGGCAGCCTGATGCTCGCGATGACCGGCGTCGCTGGGCCGTGGGCGAAGCGAAAGATCACCGCCGCGTTCACGGACCGGATCGCGGTCAATCGGCTCGGCCCGGCCGGATTGCTGATCATCGTGGCGGACTCCGTCCGACTCCTCTCGAAGGAGTTGATCATCCCGGAGAACGCCGATCGGCCGGCCTACGACCTCGCGCCGATCGTGGTCGCGGGGTCGGCGCTGCTGGGCTTCGCGGTCATCCCGATGGGAAGCGGAATCCACCTCGCCGACCCCGAGGTCGGCCTGGCCTACGTCTTCGCGATCGCGGGCATCGCGAGCATCGGACTGGTGATGGCGGGCTACTCGTCGTCGAACAAGTACTCGATGCTCGGCGGGTTGCGGGCGGTCGCACAGAACATCGCCTACGAGATCCCGCTCGTCGTCACCGGGATGTCGGTCGTGATCTTCGCCGGGTCGTTACGGATGAGCGAGATCGTCGCGGTCCAGAACCAGACGCTCGTCGATCTCGGCCTCGTGACGATTCCGGCCTGGTTCGCGATCGTCAACCCGTTCGCGTTCGTCCTCTTCCTGGTGGCGAACTTCGCCGAGGTCGGTCGGAACCCCTTCGACACGCCCGAAGCACCGACCGAGATCGTCGCCGGCTACCAGACCGAGTACTCCTCGGTCTACTTCGTGTTGATCTACCTCGGGGAGTTCCTCCACATCTTCCTCGGGGGCGGGATCATCGCGACGATCTTCCTCGGCGGGCCGGCCGGCCCCGGCCCGGCGGAGATCGGAATCGTCTGGTTCATCGTCAAAATCTGGGCGGTGTTCCTGCTGACCCAGTGGCTCCGATCGGCGGTGCCGCGGGTCCGGATCGACCAGTTGATCGAGATCGGCTGGAAGGGACTGCTCGTCCTTTCCTTCGCGAACCTCGTCCTCACCGCGGTAATCGTGGGGGTAATCGCATGA
- a CDS encoding NuoI/complex I 23 kDa subunit family protein produces the protein MIGLLKSMATTMKHALDGSTFTVEYPETAPDVSPRFRGVHKFSQERCIWCRQCENVCPNDTIQIVMDDQRNGEQYNLHIGQCIYCRLCEEVCPVDAILLTQNFEFTGDTKHDLVYNKEQLKAVPWYKDIDPLESREPDRGAWIGEGEGEVDYQ, from the coding sequence ATGATCGGACTACTCAAATCGATGGCAACGACGATGAAACACGCACTGGACGGCTCGACCTTCACGGTCGAGTACCCGGAGACGGCACCGGACGTCTCGCCGCGCTTTCGCGGCGTCCACAAGTTCAGCCAGGAGCGGTGTATCTGGTGTCGCCAGTGTGAGAACGTCTGTCCGAACGACACGATCCAGATCGTGATGGACGACCAGCGAAACGGCGAACAGTACAACCTCCACATCGGACAGTGTATCTACTGTCGGCTCTGTGAGGAGGTGTGCCCGGTCGACGCCATCCTGCTCACCCAGAACTTCGAGTTCACTGGCGACACCAAACACGACCTGGTGTACAACAAAGAGCAGCTGAAGGCCGTCCCGTGGTACAAGGACATCGATCCGCTCGAGTCCCGTGAACCCGATCGGGGCGCGTGGATCGGCGAAGGTGAAGGGGAGGTCGATTACCAGTAA
- a CDS encoding NADH-quinone oxidoreductase subunit J yields MIYELIAFALFAAITLASALGVVLMRDPWHSALLLGVALLSIAVHFVFLAAEFVAMMQILVYVGGVLILITFAVMLTQREDTDEVVQA; encoded by the coding sequence ATGATATACGAGCTGATCGCGTTCGCGCTGTTCGCCGCCATCACGCTCGCCAGCGCACTCGGCGTCGTACTCATGCGCGATCCATGGCACTCGGCGCTGCTGCTGGGCGTGGCGCTTTTGAGCATCGCGGTGCACTTCGTGTTTCTGGCGGCGGAGTTCGTCGCCATGATGCAGATCCTCGTCTACGTGGGCGGGGTGCTCATCCTCATCACGTTCGCCGTGATGCTCACCCAGCGCGAGGACACGGACGAGGTGGTACAGGCATGA
- the nuoK gene encoding NADH-quinone oxidoreductase subunit NuoK — MTVAVEYYVLLSMALFSIGLFGILTRRNALMFLMSVELMLNAANVNLIAFAFYHGNLTGQVFALFTMALAAAEVAVGLGIILVLYRNFRDVDVTVPTTMRW; from the coding sequence ATGACCGTCGCCGTCGAGTACTACGTGTTGCTGTCGATGGCCCTGTTCTCGATCGGCCTGTTCGGCATCCTGACGCGTCGCAACGCACTGATGTTCCTGATGTCGGTCGAACTCATGCTGAACGCGGCGAACGTCAACCTGATCGCGTTCGCGTTTTACCACGGCAACCTCACGGGGCAGGTGTTCGCGCTGTTTACCATGGCGCTCGCCGCCGCGGAGGTCGCCGTCGGACTCGGGATCATCCTGGTGCTGTACCGCAACTTCCGTGACGTCGACGTCACGGTTCCGACGACGATGAGGTGGTAA
- the nuoL gene encoding NADH-quinone oxidoreductase subunit L, producing the protein MAGTGTFGFAPAIALFPLAAFVIALVFGNYLPKKGAIPGIAATGGSLLLSLLMLGTVATGEDGFYHETLYTWAAGDAASEAGAEGIEFTFGILIDPLSALMLVIVSLIAFLVHVFSLGYMNAEGETGLPRYYAGLGLFTFSMLAFVYADNLLMAFMFFELVGLCSYLLIGFWFRTKSAPSAAKKAFLVTRFGDYFFLIGVVAIAATFGTLGFAGDDSFVTAAETAIDDGTTLFGFEAQTWVTLTGLLVLGGVIGKSAQFPLHTWLPDAMEGPTTVSALIHAATMVAAGVYLVARMYGYYALSPTALGIIAFVGGFTALFAATMGVVKDDVKQVLAYSTISQYGYMMLGMGVGGYVAGVFHLMNHAFFKALLFLGAGSVIVLMHHEQDMWEMGGLKEKAPVTYYTFLAGALALAGIVPFSGFWSKDEVLFDALIVGLEEPVILAAYAMGLVAVFFTGFYTFRMVFLTFHGEPRTEAAENPHAVGWSIKAPLVVLGVLATVAGLVNLAPIANLAGADITYLEFWLDGEYGAAEGLTYHAYHEMVPFEEGAIGSETVTMLLSAGLSLGLALAGAFTAHTLYNVPEPTRHTAKLGGAYDVLRSNYYQDEYQVWLAEGLTLPLARAADRFDQTAIDGAVNGVSTVSLFGSDRMKRLQTGIVTNYAALLVTGFILLLLVLGYLGGWFL; encoded by the coding sequence ATGGCAGGCACAGGTACATTCGGATTCGCTCCGGCGATCGCACTGTTCCCGCTCGCGGCCTTCGTCATCGCGCTCGTCTTCGGCAACTACTTGCCGAAGAAGGGGGCGATTCCGGGCATCGCAGCGACGGGCGGCTCGTTGCTGCTCTCGCTGTTGATGCTCGGAACGGTCGCGACCGGTGAAGACGGCTTCTATCACGAGACCCTGTACACGTGGGCGGCCGGCGACGCGGCCAGCGAGGCTGGTGCCGAGGGAATCGAGTTCACGTTCGGCATCCTGATCGATCCGCTCTCGGCGCTGATGCTGGTGATCGTCTCGCTGATCGCCTTCCTCGTCCACGTCTTCAGTCTCGGGTACATGAACGCCGAAGGTGAAACCGGTCTCCCCCGGTACTACGCCGGACTCGGCCTCTTTACGTTCAGCATGCTCGCGTTCGTCTACGCGGACAACCTGCTGATGGCGTTCATGTTCTTCGAACTCGTGGGACTGTGCTCGTACCTGCTGATCGGGTTCTGGTTCCGCACCAAATCCGCGCCCTCGGCGGCGAAGAAGGCGTTCCTCGTCACCCGCTTCGGCGACTACTTCTTCCTGATCGGGGTCGTCGCGATCGCGGCCACGTTCGGCACGCTGGGGTTCGCCGGCGACGACTCGTTCGTCACCGCGGCGGAGACGGCGATCGACGACGGCACGACGCTGTTCGGCTTCGAGGCCCAGACCTGGGTGACGCTCACCGGATTGCTCGTACTCGGTGGCGTCATCGGCAAGTCGGCGCAGTTCCCGCTGCACACCTGGCTGCCCGACGCGATGGAGGGCCCGACGACGGTTTCGGCGCTGATCCACGCGGCGACGATGGTCGCCGCCGGCGTCTACCTCGTCGCCCGGATGTACGGCTACTACGCGCTGTCCCCCACGGCGCTCGGCATCATCGCGTTCGTCGGCGGCTTCACGGCGCTGTTCGCGGCGACGATGGGCGTCGTCAAGGACGACGTGAAGCAGGTGCTCGCGTATTCGACGATCAGCCAGTACGGCTACATGATGCTCGGGATGGGCGTCGGCGGCTACGTCGCCGGGGTCTTCCACCTGATGAACCACGCCTTCTTCAAGGCGCTGCTGTTCCTCGGTGCTGGCTCCGTCATCGTTCTCATGCACCACGAACAGGACATGTGGGAGATGGGCGGCCTGAAGGAGAAAGCGCCCGTCACCTACTACACGTTCCTCGCCGGTGCGCTCGCGCTCGCGGGGATCGTTCCGTTCTCCGGCTTCTGGTCGAAGGACGAAGTCCTGTTCGACGCGCTGATCGTCGGCCTCGAGGAACCGGTCATTCTCGCGGCCTACGCCATGGGCCTCGTCGCCGTCTTCTTCACCGGCTTCTACACCTTCCGGATGGTCTTCCTGACCTTCCACGGTGAACCGCGGACGGAGGCGGCCGAAAACCCCCACGCCGTCGGGTGGTCGATCAAGGCCCCGCTGGTCGTCCTCGGCGTCCTCGCGACGGTGGCCGGCCTCGTGAACCTCGCCCCGATCGCAAACCTCGCGGGCGCGGACATCACGTACCTCGAGTTCTGGCTCGACGGCGAGTACGGCGCTGCGGAGGGGCTGACCTACCACGCGTACCACGAGATGGTCCCCTTCGAGGAGGGTGCGATCGGCTCCGAGACCGTCACCATGCTGTTGAGCGCGGGACTGTCGCTCGGCCTGGCGCTGGCCGGCGCGTTCACGGCGCACACGCTGTACAACGTCCCCGAGCCCACGCGCCACACGGCGAAACTCGGCGGCGCGTACGACGTCCTGCGGAGCAACTACTACCAGGACGAGTACCAGGTCTGGCTCGCGGAGGGCCTGACGCTGCCGCTCGCACGCGCGGCCGATCGGTTCGACCAGACCGCGATCGACGGCGCCGTCAACGGCGTCTCGACCGTCAGTCTGTTCGGCAGTGACCGAATGAAGCGACTGCAGACGGGGATCGTGACGAACTACGCGGCACTGCTGGTGACCGGATTCATCCTGTTACTGCTGGTGCTCGGATATCTCGGCGGGTGGTTCCTATGA
- a CDS encoding complex I subunit 4 family protein, whose protein sequence is MMIETLIAVTLVGALVTFVAPNRIAGKLAFAISLVPAGLSLWLFAAFDGSGNALLDGDLAFESRAEWLQFGDYAISWFVGLDGISLPLVVMTTILTTLAIVSSWTPIDERESQFYGLLLFIEANLIGVFAALDFFLWFVFWEAVLIPMYLLIGVWGGPRRKYAAIKFFVYTNVASLLMFGSFIALVFGLGDSVTSFALPEIATAMLDGGPEGFLGVGGTSLASIVFVAMFVGFAVKVPVVPFHTWLPDAHVEAPTPASVLLAGVLLKMGTYALLRFNFTMFPDQVEAYAVPIAAIAVISVIYGAMLALAQTDLKRIVAYSSVSSMGYVILGLIAYTQFGVGGATFQMVSHGLISGLMFMAVGVVYNATHTRMVTDMSGLADRMPVAVGILVAGAFGYMGLPLMSGFAAEFYIFFGAFGSDLLAYSQVFTVLAMFGIVIVAGYLLFALQRTVFGPYHLETDYEVNHAPLHDVAPMFVLLGLIILLGVAPDLILEMITDAVDPIIANGGEL, encoded by the coding sequence ATGATGATCGAGACACTCATCGCTGTCACGCTGGTCGGCGCGCTCGTCACGTTCGTCGCGCCGAATCGTATCGCCGGCAAACTGGCCTTCGCCATCAGCCTCGTTCCCGCGGGGCTCAGCCTCTGGCTGTTCGCCGCCTTCGACGGCAGCGGAAACGCCCTGCTCGACGGCGATCTCGCCTTCGAGTCGCGGGCCGAGTGGCTCCAGTTCGGCGACTACGCGATCTCGTGGTTCGTCGGTCTCGACGGCATCTCCTTGCCGCTGGTCGTGATGACGACGATCCTGACGACGCTCGCGATCGTGAGTTCGTGGACGCCGATCGACGAGCGAGAGTCCCAGTTCTACGGACTCCTGCTGTTCATCGAGGCCAACCTGATCGGCGTCTTCGCCGCGCTGGACTTCTTCCTCTGGTTCGTCTTCTGGGAGGCCGTGCTGATCCCGATGTACCTGCTGATCGGCGTCTGGGGCGGCCCGCGCCGGAAGTACGCGGCGATCAAGTTCTTCGTCTACACGAACGTGGCGTCGCTGCTGATGTTCGGGTCGTTCATCGCACTGGTGTTCGGCCTCGGTGACTCCGTCACGAGCTTCGCTCTTCCCGAAATCGCGACTGCGATGCTCGACGGCGGACCCGAGGGCTTCCTGGGCGTCGGCGGCACGTCGCTCGCCTCGATCGTTTTCGTCGCGATGTTCGTCGGGTTCGCGGTGAAGGTACCCGTCGTCCCGTTCCACACGTGGCTGCCGGACGCCCACGTCGAGGCCCCGACGCCGGCGTCCGTGTTGCTCGCGGGCGTCCTGCTGAAGATGGGGACCTACGCCCTGCTCCGGTTCAACTTCACCATGTTCCCCGACCAGGTCGAGGCCTACGCCGTCCCGATCGCCGCGATCGCGGTGATCAGCGTCATCTACGGCGCGATGCTGGCGCTGGCCCAGACCGACCTCAAACGGATCGTCGCCTACTCGTCGGTCTCGTCGATGGGCTACGTCATCCTCGGGCTGATCGCCTACACCCAGTTCGGGGTCGGCGGCGCGACGTTCCAGATGGTCTCACACGGCCTCATCTCGGGGCTGATGTTCATGGCCGTCGGCGTCGTCTACAACGCCACCCACACCCGGATGGTCACCGACATGTCCGGGCTGGCCGATCGGATGCCCGTCGCCGTCGGCATCCTCGTCGCCGGCGCGTTCGGCTACATGGGACTGCCGCTGATGAGCGGCTTCGCCGCCGAGTTCTACATCTTCTTCGGCGCGTTCGGCTCCGACCTGCTCGCGTACTCGCAAGTGTTTACGGTGCTGGCGATGTTCGGCATCGTCATCGTCGCCGGCTACCTGCTCTTTGCGCTTCAGCGAACGGTCTTCGGTCCGTATCACCTGGAAACCGACTACGAGGTGAACCACGCCCCGCTGCACGACGTCGCCCCGATGTTCGTGTTGCTCGGACTGATTATCCTGCTGGGCGTGGCTCCCGACCTGATCCTCGAGATGATCACGGACGCAGTCGATCCGATTATCGCGAACGGAGGTGAACTGTGA